The Bradyrhizobium ottawaense genome window below encodes:
- a CDS encoding Na/Pi cotransporter family protein yields the protein MGTLVLLDLMGGVALLLWGLHMVHSGILRAFGPDLRRLLGKALSNRGSAFAAGLGLTALLQSSTATALITSSFAAEGLVSLAAALAIMLGANVGTTLIVQVLSFNIAAVAPVLFVLGLVAFRSGPRSRIKDIGRVCIGLGLMLLSLHILLDTLAPAENAPGVRIVMSAITGDPILCIIIAALVTWAVHSSVASVLLIMSLAYSQFITPYAALALVLGANLGSAINPVFEGARRDDPASYRLPVGNLVNRVIGIALVLPFLGTIAEHMHAWQPDLAKMTAAFHITFNVGTAVVFIGLLDTMSRLLTRLLPDRVQEADPARPRYLDETALETPSLALADAARETLRMGDLVEVMLRKVMAAMMTGDRALVDQVSKMDNFVDGLDEAIKLYVTKLMRGSLDESEGRRAMEIISFAINLEHIGDIIDKSLSELATKKIKRRFQFSAEGADELAAFHKRTMDSLRIAFGVFMSGDANEARKLLVEKTALRNTELAAVERHLDRLREGRPETIETTSLHLDVLRDLRRIHSHICSVAYPVLDAAGVPYRRTEAETAALPASGAASVLPR from the coding sequence ATGGGAACGTTGGTTCTGCTCGATCTGATGGGCGGCGTTGCGCTGTTGCTGTGGGGCCTGCACATGGTCCACAGCGGGATCTTGCGCGCCTTCGGTCCTGACCTCAGGCGGCTGCTCGGCAAGGCGCTGAGCAACCGCGGCAGCGCTTTCGCCGCCGGCCTCGGCCTCACCGCGCTGCTCCAGAGCAGCACCGCGACCGCCCTGATCACGAGCTCGTTCGCAGCCGAGGGGCTCGTCAGCCTTGCCGCGGCGCTTGCCATCATGCTCGGGGCCAATGTCGGCACGACGCTGATCGTGCAGGTGCTGTCGTTCAACATCGCAGCCGTCGCGCCGGTCCTGTTCGTGCTTGGCCTCGTCGCCTTCCGCTCCGGCCCGCGATCGCGGATCAAGGACATCGGCCGCGTCTGCATCGGCCTTGGCCTGATGCTGCTCTCGCTGCATATCCTGCTCGACACGCTGGCGCCGGCGGAGAACGCACCGGGCGTCCGCATCGTGATGTCGGCCATCACGGGCGATCCCATATTGTGCATCATCATCGCCGCCCTTGTCACCTGGGCCGTGCATTCAAGCGTCGCCAGCGTGCTGCTGATCATGTCGCTGGCCTATTCGCAGTTCATCACGCCCTACGCGGCGCTGGCGCTGGTGCTCGGGGCCAATCTCGGCAGTGCCATCAATCCCGTGTTCGAGGGCGCCAGGCGTGACGATCCCGCGAGCTACCGCCTGCCGGTCGGCAATCTCGTCAACCGCGTGATCGGGATTGCGCTCGTCCTGCCCTTCCTCGGCACGATCGCCGAGCACATGCACGCCTGGCAGCCTGATCTGGCCAAGATGACGGCGGCTTTCCACATCACCTTCAATGTCGGCACGGCCGTCGTCTTCATCGGCCTGCTCGACACCATGTCGCGCCTGTTGACACGCCTTCTGCCGGATCGCGTGCAGGAGGCCGATCCGGCCCGCCCGCGCTATCTCGACGAGACTGCGCTGGAGACGCCATCACTGGCGCTCGCCGACGCCGCTCGCGAGACGTTGCGGATGGGAGATCTCGTCGAGGTCATGCTGCGGAAGGTGATGGCGGCGATGATGACCGGCGACCGTGCGCTGGTCGACCAGGTCTCCAAGATGGACAATTTCGTCGACGGTCTCGACGAGGCCATCAAGCTCTACGTGACCAAGCTGATGCGGGGCAGCCTCGACGAGAGCGAAGGGCGGCGCGCGATGGAGATCATCTCCTTCGCCATCAACCTCGAACATATCGGCGACATCATCGACAAGAGCCTGAGCGAGCTCGCCACCAAGAAGATCAAGCGGCGCTTCCAGTTCTCGGCGGAAGGGGCCGACGAGCTCGCCGCCTTCCACAAGCGCACCATGGACTCGCTGCGGATCGCCTTCGGCGTCTTCATGTCCGGCGACGCCAACGAGGCGCGCAAGCTGCTGGTGGAGAAAACTGCACTGCGCAACACCGAGCTTGCCGCAGTCGAGCGCCACCTCGACCGCCTGCGCGAGGGCCGCCCCGAGACCATCGAGACGACCTCGCTGCATCTGGACGTGCTGCGCGACCTCAGGCGTATCCACTCGCACATCTGCTCGGTCGCCTATCCCGTGCTCGACGCGGCCGGCGTGCCTTATCGCAGGACCGAGGCGGAGACAGCGGCCCTGCCAGCCTCAGGCGCGGCCTCGGTGCTACCGCGTTAG
- a CDS encoding DMT family transporter: MSAIQIVCAVAVPLLWGYQFVVIKVGVAEFPPLFFLALRFLAIALLLVPFVERPTRQQLGPVAAISLFLGGLNFGLFYVGLGLGSGSMSAVAYQLAAPFTVLLAWPLLAERPSLATSAGVVLAFVGVVVLAAGPGLTANALPLLLVVGAAFAFAVSNVLTKRYGPFDPLMLIGWSSLLTVPQVVLMSLLLESGQMASLVTADERGWLALAYTIFIGGIVGFSLWFWLIARCSMVRVAPFGLLLPVFALISSILFLDERLSPKLIVGGILAISGVALTQVPARSTGLTARPRVVSTSRIGPS; this comes from the coding sequence ATGTCTGCCATCCAGATCGTCTGCGCGGTGGCGGTTCCCTTGCTCTGGGGGTATCAATTCGTGGTCATCAAGGTGGGCGTTGCGGAGTTTCCGCCGCTTTTCTTCCTCGCGCTGCGCTTCCTGGCGATCGCGCTGCTGCTCGTTCCGTTCGTCGAAAGGCCCACGCGTCAGCAGCTCGGACCTGTTGCAGCCATTTCGCTTTTCCTTGGCGGATTGAACTTCGGGCTCTTCTACGTTGGTCTCGGGCTCGGCTCGGGAAGCATGTCGGCCGTCGCATATCAACTCGCCGCGCCCTTCACCGTCCTGCTCGCCTGGCCACTGCTCGCGGAGAGGCCGTCTCTCGCCACGTCGGCCGGCGTGGTGCTGGCATTCGTCGGGGTGGTTGTGTTGGCAGCGGGGCCAGGCCTGACGGCAAATGCGCTTCCCTTGCTGCTCGTGGTCGGGGCAGCCTTCGCATTTGCGGTGTCCAACGTCTTGACGAAGCGCTACGGCCCCTTCGATCCCTTGATGTTGATCGGCTGGTCGTCCCTGCTCACGGTCCCGCAGGTCGTGTTGATGTCGTTGCTGCTGGAATCCGGACAAATGGCAAGCCTTGTCACGGCGGACGAACGGGGCTGGCTGGCGCTCGCCTATACGATCTTCATCGGAGGAATTGTTGGGTTTAGCCTTTGGTTCTGGCTGATCGCCCGTTGCTCGATGGTGCGGGTCGCGCCCTTCGGTCTGTTGCTTCCGGTGTTCGCATTGATTTCAAGCATTCTGTTCCTCGACGAACGCTTGAGCCCAAAGCTGATCGTTGGCGGGATACTCGCGATCTCAGGCGTCGCCCTGACACAGGTGCCTGCGCGCTCGACAGGTTTGACCGCTCGACCTCGTGTCGTGTCGACTTCCCGGATTGGTCCGTCGTGA
- a CDS encoding TetR/AcrR family transcriptional regulator, with the protein MQLPRGRPRSFDVDAAVESAMGVFWSRGYHATALPDLLRATKLSRGSLYAAFGDKHSLFLRALDRYIADALARMDIEFDSRKDPVEGLRTYLAGYVERTSGMNGRRGCLLVATAMELAGQDAEVARRVASFFKAMEARVADALSRAQAAGKLGDRVEPASAARILVCFVEGLRVVGKTAPARTTSEATVVALLDRFVR; encoded by the coding sequence ATGCAATTGCCCCGTGGGCGGCCCCGAAGTTTCGACGTGGACGCCGCGGTCGAAAGCGCGATGGGTGTGTTCTGGTCCCGTGGCTACCACGCCACGGCGCTGCCGGACCTTCTTCGCGCGACGAAACTGTCGCGGGGCAGCCTCTACGCCGCTTTCGGCGACAAGCACTCGCTCTTCCTGCGCGCGCTTGACCGCTACATCGCCGATGCCCTGGCGCGGATGGATATCGAATTCGACTCCCGCAAGGATCCGGTCGAGGGCTTGCGGACCTACCTTGCCGGCTACGTTGAGCGCACCAGCGGGATGAATGGTCGGCGCGGGTGCCTGCTGGTGGCTACAGCCATGGAGCTGGCTGGCCAGGACGCCGAGGTCGCTCGGCGCGTTGCGAGCTTTTTCAAGGCGATGGAGGCCAGGGTGGCGGATGCACTTTCCCGCGCGCAGGCTGCGGGCAAGTTAGGCGACAGGGTCGAGCCTGCGAGTGCCGCCCGGATCCTCGTCTGTTTCGTCGAGGGGCTGCGAGTGGTCGGCAAGACGGCACCGGCGCGGACGACATCAGAAGCCACCGTCGTCGCTCTTCTCGATCGTTTCGTCAGGTAG
- a CDS encoding lipid-A-disaccharide synthase N-terminal domain-containing protein, translating to MIIQYGQALSNYLYDVFVAKFDFWLAFGLVAQLFFTARFLVQWIASERAGNSVVPMAFWFCSMGGGLMTLVYGVVKREPVIILGQSLATIIYIRNIMLIIKNRGKASKTLER from the coding sequence ATGATCATTCAATACGGTCAGGCGCTGAGCAACTATCTCTACGACGTCTTCGTCGCCAAGTTCGATTTCTGGCTGGCGTTCGGCCTTGTCGCGCAGCTGTTCTTCACCGCGCGCTTCCTGGTGCAGTGGATCGCGAGCGAGCGCGCCGGCAACAGCGTGGTGCCGATGGCGTTCTGGTTCTGCTCGATGGGCGGCGGACTGATGACGCTGGTCTACGGCGTCGTGAAGCGCGAGCCGGTCATCATCCTGGGACAATCGCTCGCGACCATCATCTATATCCGCAACATCATGCTGATCATCAAGAACCGCGGCAAGGCGTCGAAGACGCTGGAGCGCTGA
- a CDS encoding glycosyltransferase family 2 protein encodes MSSSQPSVSQPSVSIVVPVRNEADNIAPLIAEIGAALDGRWAYEIIYVNDGSTDATGERLAAIMAQRSNLRQLRHARSGGQSAAVRSGVRAARGAIVATLDGDGQNNPAFLPDLIAAVEKGAGRVGLAAGQRVGRKDTGFKKFQSRVANGVRNSILKDGTRDTGCGLKAFRREVFLMMPYFDGLHRFLPALVRREGYDIAYVDVIDRPRHSGVSNYGFFDRLWIGIMDLAGVWWLIRRKKPTPDVTEVNA; translated from the coding sequence TTGTCGTCGTCCCAGCCTTCGGTTTCCCAGCCCTCGGTTTCCATCGTCGTTCCCGTGCGTAACGAAGCCGACAACATCGCGCCGCTGATCGCGGAGATCGGCGCGGCGCTCGATGGCCGCTGGGCCTATGAGATCATCTACGTCAACGACGGCTCGACCGATGCGACCGGCGAGCGGCTCGCGGCGATCATGGCGCAGCGGAGCAATCTGCGCCAGCTTCGCCATGCCAGATCAGGTGGCCAATCCGCGGCCGTGCGCAGCGGCGTGCGCGCGGCGCGCGGGGCGATCGTGGCGACCCTCGATGGCGACGGCCAGAACAATCCGGCCTTTCTGCCCGACCTGATCGCGGCGGTCGAGAAGGGAGCAGGGCGCGTCGGCCTCGCCGCGGGGCAGCGTGTCGGGCGCAAGGATACCGGTTTCAAGAAATTCCAGTCGCGCGTGGCCAACGGCGTCCGCAACTCCATCCTGAAGGACGGCACGCGGGATACCGGCTGCGGGCTGAAGGCATTCCGGCGCGAGGTCTTCCTGATGATGCCCTATTTCGACGGGCTGCATCGCTTCCTGCCGGCGCTGGTCCGGCGTGAAGGCTACGACATCGCCTATGTCGACGTGATCGACCGGCCGCGCCATTCCGGCGTGTCCAACTACGGCTTCTTCGACCGGCTCTGGATCGGCATCATGGATCTCGCCGGCGTATGGTGGCTGATCCGCCGCAAGAAGCCGACACCAGATGTGACTGAGGTGAACGCATGA
- a CDS encoding phosphatase PAP2 family protein has product MPVTTSPAPRPGYPAQLLAVSRSALAQLVRTPSHSRRAEAARKLARHSLWLSAAGAALVIALMLAFDQTEIQLMPARGTPSLWPIRILTDFGKDEYLLSVLGGLLVVLAFVAAGLHGTSRALLLGLGTRLQFVFLSIAVSAFVAEVLKYIIGRGRPFVGGKANPFNFVPFEGTGAYASLPSGHTVAAFALAFAVSALWPRLRVFMFTYAIVILLTRLVLVAHHPSDVVAGALVGTVGAMAVRYWFAARRLGFAICADGTIVPLAGAVSGHLKRVARGASAP; this is encoded by the coding sequence ATGCCTGTTACGACCAGCCCCGCGCCCCGTCCGGGCTATCCCGCGCAATTGCTCGCCGTGTCCCGGAGCGCGCTGGCGCAGCTCGTCCGCACGCCCTCGCATTCACGCCGCGCAGAGGCCGCGCGAAAACTGGCGCGGCATTCGCTGTGGCTTAGTGCGGCGGGCGCGGCTCTCGTCATCGCGCTGATGCTCGCGTTCGACCAGACCGAGATCCAGCTGATGCCGGCTCGCGGCACGCCAAGCCTGTGGCCGATCCGCATCCTCACCGATTTCGGCAAGGACGAGTATCTGCTCTCGGTCCTCGGGGGCTTGCTGGTGGTGTTGGCGTTCGTTGCGGCCGGGCTTCACGGCACAAGCCGCGCGCTGCTCCTCGGTCTCGGCACACGGCTGCAGTTTGTATTTCTGTCGATTGCCGTGTCGGCATTCGTTGCCGAGGTCCTGAAATATATCATCGGCCGCGGACGTCCGTTTGTCGGCGGCAAGGCCAATCCGTTCAACTTCGTGCCGTTCGAGGGGACGGGGGCTTATGCCAGCCTGCCGTCGGGCCATACCGTGGCGGCGTTCGCTCTGGCATTTGCAGTATCGGCATTGTGGCCGCGCTTGCGCGTGTTCATGTTCACTTACGCAATCGTGATCCTGTTGACGCGTCTGGTGCTGGTCGCGCATCACCCGAGCGACGTCGTGGCCGGCGCCCTGGTCGGCACGGTCGGCGCCATGGCGGTCCGCTATTGGTTCGCGGCCAGGCGGCTGGGCTTTGCCATCTGCGCCGATGGCACCATTGTGCCCCTTGCCGGGGCGGTTTCGGGCCATCTCAAAAGGGTTGCCCGCGGGGCATCCGCCCCATAA
- a CDS encoding ArnT family glycosyltransferase, with protein MAETYPTPRFGAPREPKSPANPGSRLVSMLDVATASHARAVAFLVLCALLLFLPGFFTIPPIDRDEARFAQATKQMVESGDYVDIRFQEDVRYKKPVGIYWLQSATVEAASMLKLPKAELRIWVYRLPSLFGAIGAVLMTYWAALGFVTRRAAVLAALMMCASVLLGVEARLAKTDAMLLFCVTAAMGAMARAYLSWQRAEDETHPPWSWPAIFWTALAVGILIKGPLILMFAGLTIVALAIQDRDASWLWKLRPVWGLMWMLVLVLPWFVAIFWRAGDAFFADSVGGDMLSKIGAQESHGAPPGMYLALFWITFWPGAPLAAMAAPAVWRARREPGAQFLLAWLIPSWIVFEAVLTKLPHYVLPLYPAIAILTAGAVERRVLSRSWLMRGSAWWFAIPAAASIIAVVGAVMLTRQPAFVAWPFIAASLIFGLFAWWLYDNNRAERSLLNALVAALMLAVVVYGIVLPSLTPLFPSIEIARALRNVTCVGPKAAAAGYHEPSLVFLTGTQTLLTDGSGAADFLRQGSCRFALIEQRSERSFVQRAEAIGLRYKVGTRIDGYNFSQGRAISISIFRSEGTE; from the coding sequence ATGGCCGAGACCTATCCTACTCCCCGTTTTGGAGCGCCCCGCGAGCCGAAATCGCCCGCAAATCCGGGCAGCCGGCTCGTGAGCATGCTCGATGTCGCCACGGCCAGCCATGCCCGCGCCGTCGCCTTCCTGGTGCTGTGCGCGCTGCTGTTGTTCCTGCCGGGCTTCTTCACGATCCCGCCGATCGATCGCGACGAGGCGCGGTTCGCCCAGGCCACCAAGCAGATGGTCGAGAGCGGCGACTATGTCGATATCCGCTTCCAGGAGGACGTCCGCTATAAGAAGCCGGTCGGCATCTACTGGTTGCAATCGGCGACGGTCGAAGCCGCCTCGATGCTCAAGCTGCCGAAGGCCGAATTGCGGATCTGGGTCTACCGGCTGCCGTCGCTGTTCGGAGCGATCGGCGCCGTGCTCATGACCTATTGGGCGGCGCTCGGATTCGTCACGCGGCGCGCCGCGGTGCTGGCGGCGTTGATGATGTGCGCTTCGGTGCTGCTCGGCGTCGAGGCGCGGCTGGCCAAGACCGACGCGATGCTGCTGTTTTGCGTGACCGCCGCGATGGGTGCGATGGCGCGCGCCTATCTGTCCTGGCAGCGCGCCGAGGACGAGACGCATCCGCCGTGGAGCTGGCCTGCGATCTTCTGGACCGCGCTTGCGGTGGGCATCCTGATCAAGGGTCCGCTGATCCTGATGTTCGCGGGGTTGACCATCGTCGCCCTCGCGATCCAGGACCGCGATGCCTCCTGGCTGTGGAAGCTGCGCCCGGTCTGGGGCCTGATGTGGATGCTGGTGCTGGTGCTGCCCTGGTTCGTCGCGATCTTCTGGCGCGCGGGCGATGCCTTCTTCGCCGATTCCGTCGGCGGCGACATGCTGAGCAAGATCGGCGCCCAGGAATCCCACGGCGCGCCGCCCGGTATGTATCTGGCGCTGTTCTGGATCACGTTCTGGCCGGGCGCGCCGCTCGCGGCGATGGCGGCACCCGCGGTGTGGCGGGCGCGGCGTGAGCCCGGCGCGCAGTTTCTGCTGGCCTGGCTGATCCCGTCCTGGATCGTGTTCGAGGCGGTGCTGACCAAGCTGCCGCATTACGTATTGCCGCTGTATCCGGCGATCGCCATTCTCACCGCCGGTGCGGTGGAGCGGCGCGTGCTGTCGCGCTCCTGGCTGATGCGCGGTTCGGCCTGGTGGTTCGCGATCCCCGCGGCCGCCTCAATCATCGCGGTGGTCGGTGCGGTGATGCTGACGCGGCAGCCGGCTTTTGTGGCCTGGCCGTTCATCGCGGCATCGCTGATCTTCGGCCTGTTCGCCTGGTGGCTCTACGACAACAACCGCGCCGAGCGCTCGCTGCTCAACGCGCTGGTCGCGGCCCTGATGCTGGCGGTGGTGGTGTATGGCATCGTGCTGCCGTCCTTGACGCCCCTGTTTCCGAGCATCGAGATCGCGCGCGCGCTGCGCAACGTCACCTGCGTCGGGCCGAAGGCGGCTGCTGCCGGCTATCACGAGCCGAGCCTCGTCTTCCTGACGGGCACCCAGACCCTGCTCACGGACGGGTCGGGCGCGGCCGACTTCCTGAGGCAGGGGAGCTGCCGCTTTGCGCTGATCGAGCAGCGTTCGGAGCGGAGCTTCGTGCAGCGCGCCGAGGCGATCGGGCTGCGCTACAAGGTCGGCACCCGCATCGACGGCTACAATTTCTCGCAAGGGCGCGCGATCTCGATCTCGATCTTCCGCTCGGAAGGCACCGAATAG